A genome region from Chitinophagales bacterium includes the following:
- a CDS encoding S1/P1 Nuclease — MSIRPIKFLCCALLFFAYLHSHAWGFWGHQRINRIAVFLLPPGMIDFYKTNIEYITVHAVDPDKRRYAIPGEAPRHYIDLDHYCQYPCDSFPRRWKDAVARYSEDTLQAYGIVPWHIQVMMYRLTDAFKAKDKNRILKLSTELGHYVADASVPLHTTENYNGQLTNQVGIHGFWESRIPELFGEDYDYFIGKADYVDKPLDYTWKIILQSHAALDTVFGIEKELSTSFPDDVKYTYESRGMSMMRVYSKEFSKAYSDRMMGMVERRMRDAIKSVADIWYTCWIEAGQPILNQAVELPLSEEEKLEMEEEEKLWRTKPKPMFGHFHPETGTE, encoded by the coding sequence ATGAGCATACGGCCAATTAAATTTTTATGCTGCGCCCTACTATTTTTTGCTTACCTCCATTCGCATGCATGGGGCTTTTGGGGGCATCAGCGCATCAATAGAATTGCCGTATTTCTACTACCTCCGGGCATGATAGATTTTTACAAAACCAATATCGAATACATTACCGTGCATGCCGTTGATCCCGATAAAAGAAGATATGCCATACCCGGTGAAGCCCCGCGCCACTACATAGATTTAGACCACTATTGCCAATACCCATGCGATAGTTTTCCACGCAGATGGAAAGATGCCGTGGCACGATATTCTGAAGACACCTTGCAAGCTTACGGCATTGTTCCCTGGCATATACAAGTAATGATGTATCGCCTTACCGATGCATTTAAAGCCAAAGACAAAAACCGTATTTTAAAACTAAGCACCGAATTGGGGCACTATGTTGCCGATGCCAGCGTGCCACTCCACACCACCGAGAATTACAACGGCCAACTCACCAATCAAGTTGGCATTCATGGCTTTTGGGAAAGTAGAATTCCGGAACTATTTGGCGAAGACTACGATTACTTTATTGGCAAAGCCGATTATGTAGATAAACCTCTTGACTACACATGGAAAATTATTCTACAGAGCCACGCTGCATTAGATACTGTTTTTGGAATAGAAAAAGAACTTAGCACTTCCTTTCCCGATGATGTAAAGTACACCTACGAAAGCCGCGGCATGAGCATGATGCGCGTGTACTCCAAAGAATTTAGCAAAGCATACAGCGACCGCATGATGGGCATGGTAGAACGCAGAATGCGCGATGCCATAAAATCTGTAGCCGATATTTGGTACACCTGCTGGATAGAAGCCGGTCAGCCAATTTTAAACCAAGCAGTTGAGCTACCGCTATCTGAAGAAGAAAAACTCGAAATGGAAGAAGAAGAAAAACTTTGGCGCACCAAACCCAAACCCATGTTTGGGCATTTTCATCCCGAAACGGGAACAGAATAA
- a CDS encoding aldehyde dehydrogenase family protein → MQPFLNELSITENNAGASTGANWLKPKGTSIASYSPANGSLIAHVATATSSDYETVVKAAVQAQKIWQQTPAPKRGEIIRQIGEALRQKKQALGSLVSYEMGKSLQEGLGEVQEMIDICDFAVGLSRQLHGLTMHSERPNHRMYEQWHPLGVVGIISAFNFPVAVWSWNTMLAWACGNACVWKPSEKTPLCAVACQKIVADVFKQNNLPEGLSGLIIGGADIGAKLSADKRIALVSATGSTRMGKAVAQAVAERLGKSLLELGGNNAIIISQHADLNIAIPSIVFGAVGTAGQRCTTTRRLIIHKSQYEELKKRLKKAYTQLKIGNPLDEKNHVGPLIDKDAVKQYEKAITQAKKEGGKILVEGGTLKGKGFESGCYVQPCIIEANRKMKIVQHETFAPILYIMSYDTIEEAIEINNEVVQGLSSSIMTLNLREAEQFLSAAGSDCGIANVNIGTSGAEIGGAFGGEKETGGGRESGSDAWKNYMRRQTNTINYGTQLPLAQGIKFDL, encoded by the coding sequence ATGCAACCATTTTTAAACGAACTTTCTATTACCGAAAATAATGCTGGCGCTTCTACCGGAGCCAATTGGCTAAAACCAAAAGGAACTTCCATTGCTTCTTACTCTCCGGCAAACGGCAGCCTTATTGCACATGTTGCCACTGCAACTTCCAGCGATTACGAAACGGTTGTAAAAGCTGCCGTGCAAGCACAAAAAATATGGCAACAAACACCCGCCCCTAAACGCGGAGAAATTATTCGCCAAATTGGAGAAGCACTCCGCCAAAAAAAGCAAGCCCTTGGCAGTTTAGTAAGTTACGAAATGGGTAAAAGCCTACAGGAAGGCTTAGGCGAAGTACAAGAAATGATTGACATCTGCGATTTTGCTGTTGGACTTTCGCGCCAGTTGCACGGACTTACCATGCACAGCGAGCGCCCCAACCACCGTATGTATGAACAATGGCATCCATTGGGAGTTGTAGGCATCATCAGCGCATTCAATTTTCCCGTAGCCGTTTGGAGCTGGAATACCATGCTGGCATGGGCTTGCGGCAATGCCTGCGTATGGAAACCAAGTGAAAAAACACCACTCTGCGCAGTTGCATGTCAAAAAATTGTAGCCGATGTTTTTAAGCAAAATAACCTACCCGAAGGATTAAGCGGACTCATTATTGGAGGTGCAGATATTGGCGCTAAACTCAGTGCAGATAAACGCATTGCACTGGTAAGCGCTACCGGATCCACCCGCATGGGAAAAGCAGTAGCACAAGCAGTAGCCGAAAGGCTGGGCAAATCGCTATTAGAGTTAGGAGGCAACAACGCCATTATTATATCGCAACATGCAGATCTCAACATTGCCATTCCATCCATTGTGTTTGGCGCAGTTGGCACTGCAGGGCAGCGCTGCACCACCACTCGCAGGCTTATTATTCACAAAAGCCAATACGAAGAGCTAAAAAAACGCTTGAAAAAAGCATACACCCAACTCAAAATAGGAAACCCACTAGATGAAAAGAATCACGTAGGACCGCTCATAGATAAAGATGCCGTAAAACAATACGAAAAAGCCATTACCCAAGCCAAAAAAGAAGGCGGCAAAATACTGGTAGAAGGCGGCACCCTAAAAGGAAAAGGCTTTGAAAGCGGCTGCTACGTTCAGCCTTGCATTATTGAAGCCAACCGCAAAATGAAGATAGTGCAACACGAAACCTTTGCACCAATTCTATACATCATGAGCTACGATACCATAGAAGAAGCTATTGAAATAAACAATGAAGTAGTGCAAGGACTTTCTTCTTCTATTATGACCTTAAACCTGCGCGAAGCCGAGCAATTTCTTTCTGCAGCAGGAAGCGATTGTGGTATTGCCAATGTAAACATAGGCACCAGTGGAGCAGAAATTGGAGGAGCATTTGGAGGTGAAAAAGAAACAGGTGGTGGTCGCGAAAGTGGCAGCGATGCTTGGAAAAACTACATGCGCAGGCAAACCAACACCATCAATTACGGCACACAGCTGCCGCTGGCACAAGGAATTAAATTCGACTTATAA
- a CDS encoding MFS transporter, producing MKNSKAVLLLLIANAISGISQGITMLSVPWYFTGIINREGLFGNIYFAVTFISLFWGVYSGTLIDRYNRKNIFLAMNIAGLLILGSIAAYGFLNGETAWWLVAIPFAATAFIYNLHFPNLYAFAQEITPKEDYARVISLLEIQGQISFTTAGGLAAVLLQGIDGSGFSVWGHSFLQGFQFPPVAIWKIFALNAATYLIAYAIIFNIKSLPLVAKETDTAPLQERLKTGFTYLWQHPLMLKFGVVTLLLFLTIIIFGTQLSPMFVKLHLRQGGNVFAISDMTFSIGALLAGIFTARMFKEEHSISSMIAMNILAGTMYIFMCATASSVLFYTANFVIGFCNAGVRIQRITYIFHHIPNNVIGRAGSVFFVLNVLFRLWLIGIFALPFFHTPATILLPIFALAAICFLAASMLLIDYKKLTAK from the coding sequence GTGAAAAATTCTAAAGCAGTTCTACTGTTGCTTATCGCAAATGCCATTTCAGGCATTAGCCAAGGTATTACCATGCTATCGGTGCCGTGGTATTTTACAGGCATAATTAACCGAGAAGGGCTTTTTGGCAACATCTATTTTGCCGTAACCTTTATATCGCTTTTTTGGGGCGTATATTCCGGCACTTTAATAGATCGCTATAACCGAAAGAATATTTTCCTCGCCATGAATATTGCCGGACTACTCATACTCGGCAGCATAGCGGCATACGGCTTTTTAAATGGCGAAACAGCATGGTGGTTAGTAGCTATTCCCTTTGCTGCTACTGCATTTATTTACAACCTTCACTTTCCAAACCTATATGCTTTTGCCCAAGAAATTACACCCAAAGAAGATTATGCACGTGTTATTTCGCTATTAGAAATACAGGGGCAAATTTCTTTTACTACTGCCGGAGGTTTGGCGGCTGTTTTGCTGCAAGGAATAGATGGCTCCGGCTTTAGTGTATGGGGCCATTCTTTTCTGCAAGGGTTTCAGTTTCCTCCCGTAGCAATATGGAAAATATTTGCACTGAATGCCGCCACATACCTTATTGCCTATGCCATTATTTTTAATATAAAATCGCTACCGCTGGTAGCTAAAGAAACTGATACTGCACCGCTGCAAGAACGGTTAAAAACAGGCTTTACTTACTTGTGGCAGCATCCGCTCATGTTAAAATTCGGAGTGGTAACCCTACTTCTCTTTTTAACTATCATAATTTTTGGCACACAACTCTCGCCCATGTTTGTAAAGTTGCATTTACGGCAAGGTGGCAATGTGTTTGCTATTTCAGATATGACCTTCTCCATTGGCGCGCTGCTTGCCGGAATTTTCACCGCACGCATGTTTAAAGAAGAGCACAGCATTAGCAGTATGATTGCTATGAATATTTTGGCAGGTACTATGTACATATTTATGTGTGCCACCGCCAGCAGCGTACTTTTTTATACCGCAAATTTTGTAATCGGATTCTGCAATGCAGGAGTGCGCATTCAGCGTATTACCTATATTTTTCACCATATTCCAAACAATGTAATTGGCAGAGCCGGCAGTGTATTCTTTGTATTGAATGTACTGTTTCGCTTATGGCTCATAGGCATATTTGCACTGCCTTTCTTTCATACACCTGCAACTATATTGCTACCCATTTTTGCATTGGCAGCCATTTGCTTTTTAGCAGCTTCTATGCTATTGATAGATTACAAAAAGCTAACTGCAAAATAA
- a CDS encoding 5'-nucleotidase C-terminal domain-containing protein, whose translation MLHFTRNIALLFLLFTVSCAQQLTPVQYSYQRKNIDSNSVADAKIESMIKPYKDSLQATMNAVIVTNNNMLTKKQPESTLGNVLADALLQQASKCCGKKADVAILNQGGIRLSQLAPGPVTLGKIYELMPFENRLVLMELSGKDLQLLFNSIAHAGGWPISGARFTISNNSAENVTINGKALDADKMYWLAVSDYLADGGDKLEMIKGKPYIDSGKTIRQAFIDEFTEMNAQGKQLKAYLDKRIEN comes from the coding sequence ATGTTACATTTTACAAGAAATATTGCACTACTGTTTTTACTGTTCACTGTATCGTGTGCGCAGCAACTCACTCCGGTTCAATACAGTTACCAACGCAAAAATATTGATAGCAACAGTGTTGCCGATGCAAAAATAGAATCTATGATTAAGCCCTATAAAGATTCGTTGCAAGCCACCATGAATGCTGTAATAGTTACCAATAACAATATGCTCACCAAAAAGCAGCCAGAAAGCACTTTGGGCAATGTATTGGCAGATGCACTTCTGCAACAAGCAAGTAAATGCTGCGGTAAAAAAGCAGATGTGGCGATTTTAAACCAAGGCGGCATACGCTTATCGCAATTAGCTCCCGGACCGGTTACACTTGGTAAAATATATGAACTTATGCCATTCGAAAACAGGCTGGTGCTAATGGAATTAAGCGGTAAAGACCTTCAACTTCTTTTCAACTCCATTGCCCATGCCGGAGGTTGGCCCATTAGCGGAGCGAGGTTTACTATTAGTAATAATAGTGCAGAGAATGTAACCATCAACGGCAAAGCATTAGATGCCGATAAAATGTATTGGTTGGCAGTTTCTGATTATCTTGCCGATGGTGGCGATAAGCTCGAAATGATAAAAGGGAAACCATATATAGATTCCGGCAAAACCATTCGCCAAGCATTTATTGATGAGTTCACAGAAATGAATGCACAAGGCAAACAACTAAAAGCCTATCTCGACAAACGAATTGAAAACTAA